From Companilactobacillus heilongjiangensis, one genomic window encodes:
- a CDS encoding Cof-type HAD-IIB family hydrolase, producing the protein MIEFIGTDLDGTLLNSYSKISSANVQAIRNVVNSGREFAICSGRTLHSVNKYFENDLKVPGYRVVLNGAVVVDPEGKRIIDQPLDHKVIAEILKRAEFSKFKVVLDGLNDVYIYDPNHSWTTYFEGMSRHHIKAHSMEDLKKLNDRPDLDIYKVCFSCSPAKLPELQKKLESFTALPITISRSGSYYFEINGQDVTKLSALQHVSEYSKIPMTHFMCFGDYGNDLDMIKEVGYGVAMDNAIERVKDVAWNTTSNNNQDGVAKMLERVLNKEFD; encoded by the coding sequence ATGATTGAATTTATTGGAACTGACTTAGATGGAACGTTACTGAATAGTTACAGTAAGATCTCGTCCGCAAATGTCCAAGCTATTCGTAATGTGGTCAATTCGGGGCGTGAATTCGCAATCTGTTCAGGGAGAACGTTACATTCTGTCAATAAATATTTTGAGAATGATCTAAAAGTACCAGGTTATCGAGTAGTTTTAAACGGCGCAGTCGTGGTTGATCCTGAGGGAAAAAGAATTATTGATCAACCATTGGACCATAAAGTTATTGCGGAAATTTTAAAGCGTGCTGAATTCAGCAAGTTCAAAGTAGTTTTGGACGGTTTGAATGACGTGTATATCTATGACCCAAATCATAGTTGGACGACTTACTTTGAGGGAATGAGTCGTCATCACATCAAAGCACACTCAATGGAAGACCTGAAGAAATTAAATGATCGTCCAGACTTAGATATTTACAAAGTCTGCTTCAGCTGTTCACCAGCTAAACTGCCTGAATTACAAAAGAAATTAGAATCATTTACGGCTTTGCCAATCACAATTAGTCGTTCAGGTAGCTATTATTTTGAAATCAATGGGCAAGATGTAACAAAGTTGTCAGCTTTGCAACATGTTTCAGAATATTCCAAGATCCCTATGACGCATTTTATGTGCTTCGGTGATTATGGAAATGATTTAGACATGATCAAAGAGGTCGGTTACGGCGTAGCGATGGACAATGCTATCGAGCGAGTTAAAGACGTGGCTTGGAATACGACTAGCAACAATAACCAAGACGGCGTGGCAAAAATGTTAGAGAGAGTCTTGAATAAAGAATTTGATTAA
- a CDS encoding PTS sugar transporter subunit IIB, which yields MAEKTIMLVCAAGMSTSLLVSKMQKAAESDGIDVEIFATAAADADAKLDEKHPDVLMLGPQVRYLEGQFKEKLSIPVEVINMQDYGMMNGEKVLQEAVKLIG from the coding sequence ATGGCTGAAAAGACAATTATGTTAGTATGTGCTGCTGGTATGTCAACAAGTTTACTAGTATCAAAAATGCAAAAAGCTGCTGAAAGTGATGGCATTGATGTAGAAATCTTCGCTACTGCTGCTGCTGATGCAGATGCAAAGTTGGATGAAAAGCATCCTGATGTATTGATGCTTGGACCTCAAGTAAGATATCTTGAAGGTCAATTCAAGGAGAAGTTAAGTATTCCTGTTGAAGTAATCAACATGCAAGACTACGGAATGATGAACGGTGAAAAGGTTCTACAAGAAGCTGTAAAATTAATCGGTTAA
- a CDS encoding PTS lactose/cellobiose transporter subunit IIA codes for MAEEQHDEQLQTVMGLIINGGNAKSSAFEAINAAKKGHFTIADQKLKESDKFLVDAHNSQTDMLTKEANGDHAKVTLLMVHSQDHIMNAITFRDLAGEIVDLYKRLDKEGK; via the coding sequence ATGGCTGAAGAACAACATGATGAACAATTGCAAACAGTAATGGGATTAATTATTAATGGTGGTAACGCCAAGAGTTCTGCTTTTGAAGCAATCAACGCTGCTAAGAAGGGTCACTTTACAATTGCTGACCAAAAGTTAAAGGAATCTGACAAATTCTTAGTTGATGCTCACAACTCACAAACAGATATGCTTACAAAAGAAGCTAACGGTGACCATGCTAAAGTTACTCTATTGATGGTTCACTCACAAGATCACATTATGAATGCTATTACATTTAGAGACCTTGCTGGAGAAATTGTTGATTTGTACAAGAGACTTGATAAAGAAGGGAAATAA
- a CDS encoding 6-phospho-beta-glucosidase, with protein MSEGIQMPEGFLWGGAVAAHQLEGGWNEGGKGVSIADVMTAGSKGVARKVTDGVKDGEIYPNHWGNDFYHKYPEDIKMFAELGLKCFRTSIAWTRIFPNGDETEPNEAGLKFYDDLFDECLKYGIQPVITLSHFEMPYHLVKEYGGWSNRKLIGFFDRFAEVCFRRYKDKVKYWMTFNEINNQTDWSDPHPLLQDSGLELGKDDNWEKEMFQAAHYEFVASAHAVQIAHKIDPSLQVGSMIAMCPVYPLTSKPADIMKAERAMQYRYYFGDVQALGYYPEWIEKYWTRKGYDIDVTASDLATIKAGTVDYVGFSYYMSFTTQAKENDTHFDYNESEDLVSNPYVEKSDWGWQIDPVGLRYAMNWMTTRWHKPLFIVENGFGAYDKLEDDGSIHDPYRISYFHDHILQMEKAVKEDGVQLIGYTPWGHIDLISASTGEMKKRYGMIYVDQDDEGNGSLKRYKKDSFAWYKKVIASNGKDLDE; from the coding sequence ATGAGTGAAGGAATTCAAATGCCCGAAGGTTTCCTTTGGGGTGGCGCTGTTGCTGCTCACCAATTAGAAGGTGGTTGGAATGAAGGCGGCAAAGGTGTAAGTATTGCTGATGTCATGACTGCTGGTTCTAAGGGAGTAGCTCGTAAAGTAACTGATGGTGTCAAGGATGGAGAAATTTATCCTAATCATTGGGGTAACGACTTCTATCACAAATATCCCGAAGACATCAAAATGTTCGCTGAATTAGGTTTGAAATGTTTCAGAACATCAATTGCTTGGACAAGAATTTTTCCAAACGGCGATGAGACTGAACCTAATGAAGCAGGTTTGAAATTTTATGATGACTTGTTTGACGAATGTCTCAAGTATGGAATTCAACCAGTAATTACTTTGTCACATTTCGAAATGCCATATCACTTGGTTAAGGAATATGGCGGCTGGAGTAACCGTAAGCTAATCGGTTTCTTTGATCGTTTTGCTGAAGTTTGTTTCAGACGTTACAAGGACAAAGTTAAGTATTGGATGACTTTCAACGAAATCAACAACCAAACTGACTGGAGTGATCCACATCCATTGTTGCAAGACTCTGGTTTGGAATTGGGCAAAGATGACAACTGGGAAAAAGAAATGTTCCAAGCTGCTCATTATGAATTTGTTGCTAGTGCTCATGCTGTTCAAATTGCACACAAGATCGACCCAAGTTTACAAGTCGGTTCAATGATTGCAATGTGCCCAGTTTACCCATTAACATCAAAGCCTGCTGATATTATGAAAGCTGAACGTGCTATGCAATATCGTTATTACTTTGGCGATGTTCAAGCACTTGGCTATTATCCAGAATGGATCGAAAAATATTGGACTCGTAAAGGCTATGATATTGATGTCACTGCTAGTGATTTAGCAACTATCAAAGCCGGAACAGTTGATTATGTTGGCTTCAGCTATTACATGTCATTTACAACGCAAGCTAAGGAAAACGATACTCACTTCGATTACAACGAAAGTGAAGATTTAGTTTCAAATCCTTACGTTGAGAAATCTGACTGGGGTTGGCAAATTGATCCTGTTGGACTTCGTTATGCCATGAATTGGATGACAACACGTTGGCACAAGCCACTATTCATCGTTGAAAATGGTTTTGGCGCTTACGATAAATTAGAAGACGATGGCAGTATCCATGATCCATATCGTATTTCTTACTTCCACGACCATATTTTACAAATGGAAAAGGCAGTTAAAGAGGACGGTGTGCAATTGATTGGTTATACACCTTGGGGTCACATTGATTTGATCTCAGCAAGTACTGGTGAAATGAAGAAACGTTACGGCATGATCTACGTTGATCAAGATGATGAAGGTAACGGTAGTTTGAAACGTTACAAGAAAGATTCATTTGCTTGGTATAAGAAAGTTATCGCCTCAAATGGTAAAGATCTAGATGAATAG
- a CDS encoding 6-phospho-beta-glucosidase, which produces MTETTKSGLRKDFLWGGAVAANQLEGAWNVDGKGVSVSDIMTAGAYQKPREITDGIIAGKNYPNHEAIDFYHQYKGDIKLFAEMGFKCFRTSIAWTRIFPNGDEDEPNEAGLKFYDDLFDECLKYGIEPVITLSHFEMPYHLVEEYGGWRSRKVIDFFVKFATVCFKRYKNKVKYWMTFNEINNQTTFTNDFSIATDSGLIFRDNESEDEREALMYQASHYEVVASALAVKIGHKINPDFEIGNMVNFTPVYPASSDPRDILLAEKAMQRRYWWADVQALGEYPVGMEAYFKNHDLRPDITAEDRVVLREGTVDYVGFSYYNSMTVKYSDDNPEFKFVGDRETVKNPNLKYNDWGWPVDPIGLRYSMNWLTEHYHKPVMIVENGFGAYDKVEADGSIHDDYRVDYLRAHIQQMITAVNEDGVDLLGYTPWGCIDLVSAGTGQMSKRYGFIYVDKDDEGNGTLERSKKDSFYWYQKVIRTNGSQLD; this is translated from the coding sequence ATGACTGAAACGACAAAAAGTGGTTTAAGAAAAGATTTCCTATGGGGAGGAGCTGTTGCAGCCAACCAACTCGAGGGTGCTTGGAATGTTGACGGCAAAGGTGTCAGTGTGTCAGATATTATGACTGCTGGTGCTTACCAAAAGCCACGTGAAATTACTGATGGAATTATTGCTGGAAAGAATTACCCTAACCATGAGGCAATTGATTTCTATCACCAATATAAAGGCGATATTAAATTATTTGCTGAAATGGGATTCAAATGTTTTAGAACATCAATCGCTTGGACAAGAATCTTTCCAAATGGCGATGAAGACGAACCTAATGAAGCAGGTTTGAAATTTTATGATGACTTATTTGATGAATGCTTGAAGTATGGCATCGAACCAGTTATCACATTGTCACATTTTGAAATGCCATATCACTTGGTTGAAGAATACGGTGGCTGGAGAAGTCGTAAAGTTATCGATTTCTTTGTTAAATTTGCAACAGTTTGTTTCAAACGTTACAAGAACAAAGTTAAGTATTGGATGACTTTTAACGAAATTAATAACCAAACAACATTTACTAATGACTTTTCAATCGCAACTGACTCTGGTTTGATCTTTAGAGATAACGAATCAGAAGACGAACGTGAAGCCTTGATGTATCAAGCATCACACTATGAAGTTGTTGCTAGTGCCTTGGCAGTTAAGATTGGTCACAAGATCAACCCTGACTTTGAAATTGGTAATATGGTTAACTTCACACCCGTTTACCCAGCTTCATCAGATCCACGTGACATTTTGTTAGCCGAAAAAGCTATGCAAAGACGTTACTGGTGGGCTGATGTTCAAGCCTTGGGTGAATATCCTGTAGGTATGGAAGCTTACTTTAAGAATCATGACTTGAGACCAGATATTACAGCCGAAGACCGCGTTGTTTTACGTGAGGGAACAGTTGATTATGTTGGTTTCAGTTACTACAACTCAATGACTGTTAAATATAGTGACGACAATCCTGAATTCAAGTTTGTCGGTGACCGTGAAACAGTTAAGAACCCTAACCTTAAATATAATGACTGGGGCTGGCCAGTTGATCCTATCGGATTGCGTTATTCAATGAACTGGTTGACAGAACACTATCACAAGCCAGTTATGATTGTTGAAAATGGTTTTGGTGCTTACGATAAAGTCGAAGCTGACGGTAGCATTCATGATGATTATCGTGTTGACTATCTCAGAGCTCATATTCAACAAATGATAACAGCGGTTAACGAGGATGGAGTGGATCTCTTAGGTTACACACCTTGGGGCTGCATTGATTTAGTTTCTGCTGGAACAGGTCAAATGTCCAAACGTTACGGTTTCATTTATGTTGATAAAGATGATGAAGGTAACGGAACACTTGAACGTTCAAAGAAAGATTCATTCTACTGGTATCAAAAAGTAATCCGTACAAACGGATCACAATTAGACTGA
- a CDS encoding MurR/RpiR family transcriptional regulator — protein sequence MFPYQKVHELNRLELIVYKYIIGHTKEVQNMTIREMADAAHVSTTTILRFLKKMDYSGFSEFKFALKQSLKQPAKAQQDPSMEPIKNFFQLVADEEPFDNKINQAADMINASDLVLFFGVGNSGRIAQFGASILSSYGIYSLPIIDPFQPEPFSDRDFSKTLLILVSISGETDQVLEQARYYKKNGAETIALTANSYSVLNQITDFSISYDTPQNRKGHINVTTQVPIVYTLEQMSNCAYHKMVDQMDNRFTEHVTD from the coding sequence ATGTTTCCATATCAGAAAGTTCATGAACTTAATCGTCTGGAATTAATCGTTTATAAATATATTATTGGCCATACGAAGGAAGTTCAAAATATGACTATTCGTGAGATGGCTGATGCAGCGCATGTCTCGACTACTACTATCTTGAGATTCCTTAAGAAAATGGATTATAGCGGCTTCTCAGAGTTTAAATTTGCGCTCAAACAAAGTCTTAAGCAACCTGCTAAAGCACAACAGGATCCAAGTATGGAGCCTATCAAGAACTTCTTTCAACTTGTTGCTGACGAGGAACCATTTGATAACAAAATCAATCAAGCTGCCGATATGATCAATGCTTCGGACCTTGTTTTGTTTTTTGGAGTAGGTAACAGCGGGCGAATCGCTCAATTTGGGGCTAGTATCCTATCTAGTTATGGGATTTACTCTTTGCCAATTATTGATCCATTCCAGCCGGAACCCTTCTCAGACCGGGATTTCTCGAAGACACTGTTGATCTTAGTTTCGATTTCTGGTGAGACGGATCAAGTTTTGGAACAAGCTCGTTATTATAAGAAGAATGGGGCAGAAACAATTGCTTTAACGGCTAATTCATACTCAGTTCTTAATCAAATAACAGACTTCTCAATCTCATATGACACGCCACAGAATCGTAAAGGACACATCAACGTAACAACGCAAGTGCCTATCGTATATACGCTGGAGCAGATGTCTAACTGTGCTTACCACAAGATGGTAGACCAAATGGATAATCGATTTACGGAACATGTTACGGATTAG
- the celB gene encoding PTS cellobiose transporter subunit IIC, which yields MAEKKSGSFVQDKLIPLAGKLASSRHLIALRDGMTLAVPMIIIGSLFMIIAQFPIQAYLDFMASIFGKNWATVLQYPTNASFHIMGLIAVIGISYNLAKSYKVDPISASIVSLGAFVLTIPLKTDKAGALWVPLTQLDSAGLFTAIIVGLFITDFYVWMVHKNWTIKMPDTVPPAVSNSFAALFPGFIILALVWVIRIGVEATPMQSIPNIISFFLATPLGHLSNTLPGALVAEFLVSFLWLFGIHGANVVSGVMMPIWLTALNQNHAAFTAGKALPNIVTTSFFDNFVHMGGSGATIGLAMLLAFAAKSKELKTLGKLVAGPALFNINEPIVFGLPIVMNYKMAIPFILTPLVNVTTTYVSMAANWVARPMGVYIPWTTPPILSGFISTGHISGAVLQIINIVLDTLIYFYFFKSMDKEKLAEELDSAKISK from the coding sequence ATGGCTGAAAAGAAATCTGGCAGCTTTGTCCAAGACAAGTTAATTCCACTTGCCGGCAAGCTTGCTTCTTCTCGTCATTTGATTGCTTTGCGTGATGGTATGACATTAGCTGTTCCAATGATCATCATTGGTTCATTGTTCATGATTATCGCACAATTTCCAATTCAAGCCTATCTAGACTTCATGGCTAGTATCTTTGGTAAGAACTGGGCAACCGTATTACAATATCCAACTAACGCTTCATTCCATATCATGGGATTGATTGCTGTTATCGGTATTTCTTATAACTTGGCTAAGAGTTATAAAGTTGATCCAATCTCTGCTTCAATCGTTTCATTGGGTGCTTTCGTACTTACAATTCCTTTGAAGACAGATAAAGCTGGAGCTCTATGGGTTCCACTTACACAATTGGATTCAGCAGGTTTATTTACAGCTATTATTGTTGGTCTATTTATCACCGACTTCTATGTTTGGATGGTTCACAAGAACTGGACAATCAAGATGCCTGATACAGTTCCACCCGCAGTAAGTAACTCATTTGCTGCTTTGTTCCCAGGCTTCATTATCTTAGCTCTTGTTTGGGTAATTCGTATCGGTGTTGAAGCAACACCAATGCAAAGTATTCCAAATATCATTTCCTTCTTCTTGGCAACACCACTAGGTCACTTGAGTAACACATTGCCAGGTGCTTTAGTTGCTGAGTTCCTTGTTTCATTCCTATGGTTATTCGGTATTCACGGTGCCAACGTTGTTTCTGGTGTTATGATGCCTATCTGGTTAACAGCTTTGAACCAAAACCACGCAGCCTTTACTGCTGGTAAAGCTCTACCAAATATCGTTACAACATCATTCTTCGATAACTTCGTCCACATGGGTGGATCTGGTGCCACAATCGGTTTGGCTATGCTACTAGCATTCGCTGCTAAGAGTAAAGAATTAAAGACATTAGGTAAACTTGTTGCTGGACCTGCTTTGTTCAACATTAACGAACCTATCGTCTTCGGTCTTCCTATTGTTATGAACTACAAGATGGCTATTCCATTTATTTTGACACCACTTGTTAACGTAACTACAACATATGTTTCAATGGCAGCTAACTGGGTTGCTAGACCAATGGGTGTTTATATTCCATGGACAACTCCACCAATTCTATCAGGATTTATTTCAACTGGTCACATTTCTGGTGCTGTTCTACAAATTATCAACATCGTGCTTGATACTTTGATTTACTTCTACTTCTTCAAGTCAATGGATAAAGAAAAATTGGCTGAAGAATTAGATTCAGCTAAAATCAGTAAATAA
- a CDS encoding DUF871 domain-containing protein translates to MRRLGLSLYPEHSTLEDDKKYLDTASKLGYSRIFASLLELGDDKDKTINRFKETIAYGNKLGFVTIVDMNPRLFKALDISYDDLSFFHDLGAAGIRLDEGFSGMEEAKMTRNPYGLKIEINMSSGTHYLDNIISYHPDTNNLLGCHNFYPQRYTGLGEDFFIKWSNFFKDRNIHSAAFISSHSATFGPWPVQDGLPTLEDDRDLPIATQVKHLLLSGVVDDVIIGNTYASDEELQEASKAFYAPYPVLKVDFSNNATDLEKEVILNTTHVYRGDASDYLLRSTMTRVVYKDGNFPAHDTQDIKRGDIIIVNENYGQYKGETQIALRDIKNDGRRNVIGHLNSDEAFLLNYIKPWSSFKLA, encoded by the coding sequence TTGAGAAGACTTGGATTATCATTATATCCAGAGCATTCAACTTTAGAGGATGATAAAAAATATCTTGATACTGCCAGTAAACTAGGCTATTCACGAATCTTTGCTTCATTGCTTGAATTAGGTGATGACAAAGACAAAACCATTAACCGTTTTAAAGAAACGATTGCTTATGGAAATAAGTTAGGCTTTGTCACAATCGTTGATATGAACCCTAGATTATTCAAAGCACTTGATATTAGTTATGATGATTTATCATTTTTCCATGATCTTGGCGCTGCCGGTATCAGATTGGACGAAGGTTTCTCTGGTATGGAAGAGGCTAAGATGACTCGTAATCCTTACGGGTTGAAGATTGAAATTAATATGAGTTCTGGTACACACTACTTGGATAATATTATTTCATATCATCCTGACACAAATAACCTCCTAGGTTGTCACAACTTTTATCCTCAAAGATATACTGGCTTAGGTGAAGACTTCTTCATTAAATGGTCAAACTTTTTCAAGGATCGTAATATTCACTCAGCTGCCTTCATTAGCTCACATAGTGCAACATTTGGTCCTTGGCCCGTTCAGGACGGTTTGCCAACGCTTGAAGATGATCGTGATTTACCAATTGCGACACAAGTTAAGCATTTGCTCTTGAGTGGAGTCGTTGATGATGTCATCATCGGAAACACTTATGCATCTGATGAAGAGCTACAGGAAGCTTCTAAAGCTTTCTACGCACCTTATCCAGTATTGAAGGTTGATTTCTCAAACAATGCGACTGATCTTGAAAAAGAAGTTATTTTGAATACTACCCACGTCTATCGTGGTGATGCATCTGACTACTTGTTACGTAGTACAATGACACGAGTTGTTTATAAAGATGGGAACTTTCCCGCCCATGATACTCAAGATATCAAACGCGGTGATATCATCATTGTTAATGAAAACTACGGTCAATACAAAGGTGAGACGCAAATCGCACTTCGAGATATCAAGAACGATGGTCGTCGTAATGTTATCGGACACTTGAATTCTGACGAGGCTTTCTTGTTGAATTACATCAAGCCTTGGAGTAGTTTCAAACTAGCATAA
- a CDS encoding GNAT family N-acetyltransferase, which translates to MNKYLLDEDKFDEFYKLYLYSFNREDSKHRKDVLKERFDHSMVYGLMNHKKLGSGLFSIPFDVNFHGVDYKMNGIGDVMSAPEFGGRGGAGTLLKTALTDMYHNEITLSYLAPFSYGYYRQFGCEQVFDHSVITMNNDRLPRIKNATSGHVERDDIKDLNDDIKIMYLSNNHRGGVVRPKWWWDHMLDKHEDYQVATAYDDTDKLIGYLIYYNEGSIFNIHEWFNENPLSRQLLGKFVTKHQSIFQKFVYESPDPDFKADLLTDPNSAQVTVTPYMMARIVDLNDFMKRYPVQTLVMPKVYFKVSDDLEWNNHIWQLSIENGVVSFEIADDATPDMELTIQTLTKAMFGYRSLNSLFELGVVTGDSEKIDLLNDVFIKEKPQLIDYF; encoded by the coding sequence ATGAATAAATATTTACTCGATGAAGATAAATTTGACGAATTTTATAAATTATATTTGTATTCATTCAATCGTGAGGATTCAAAGCATCGTAAAGATGTTTTGAAGGAACGTTTCGATCACTCGATGGTTTATGGCTTAATGAATCACAAGAAACTTGGCAGTGGTCTCTTCAGTATTCCATTTGATGTTAATTTTCATGGCGTCGATTATAAGATGAATGGCATTGGTGACGTTATGAGTGCACCTGAATTTGGAGGCCGTGGTGGTGCTGGAACATTATTGAAAACAGCTTTGACCGATATGTATCACAATGAGATCACATTGTCCTATTTAGCACCGTTTTCTTACGGTTATTATCGTCAATTTGGGTGTGAACAGGTCTTTGACCATAGCGTTATAACGATGAATAATGATCGACTTCCACGTATCAAAAATGCCACAAGCGGTCATGTTGAACGTGATGATATTAAAGATTTGAATGATGATATTAAGATAATGTATTTGAGCAATAATCATCGCGGTGGAGTGGTCCGTCCAAAGTGGTGGTGGGATCACATGCTTGATAAACATGAAGATTATCAAGTTGCTACGGCGTATGATGATACTGATAAATTGATTGGTTATCTAATTTACTACAATGAAGGCTCAATTTTCAATATTCACGAGTGGTTTAATGAAAATCCCCTTAGCCGTCAATTATTAGGCAAGTTTGTTACGAAACATCAGTCGATTTTTCAGAAATTCGTCTATGAATCACCAGATCCAGATTTCAAGGCTGATTTATTAACTGATCCTAATTCAGCACAAGTTACGGTCACACCTTATATGATGGCTAGAATTGTTGACTTGAATGATTTTATGAAACGTTATCCAGTTCAAACGTTGGTTATGCCAAAGGTATATTTCAAGGTTAGTGATGATTTAGAGTGGAACAATCATATTTGGCAATTATCAATTGAAAATGGCGTTGTAAGCTTTGAAATTGCTGATGACGCGACTCCGGACATGGAGCTGACTATTCAGACGTTAACTAAGGCAATGTTTGGTTATCGTTCTTTAAATTCGCTATTTGAACTCGGTGTTGTAACTGGTGATAGTGAAAAGATTGATCTCTTGAATGATGTCTTTATAAAAGAAAAGCCGCAATTAATTGATTATTTCTAA
- a CDS encoding GGDEF domain-containing protein, with product MTWSVWRLSPFITSVFFVLGVFTLYQVFFDSLRTWFYSKDIRFNEDLINSWLGVIYMGIFIISMQLKLVNTSISWQFMNFQLIALIFCAYFLNIHVPFYYLYPLLVAYMLFNGSIGYWESWCHSVTLLSFYEVLSHIRRQQHNDHPFYIYMVSGIFFVGLLWFFMKIKFGFSWQTYYEEWLYLAIFEMLLYSYVGMILRDSNLKMRLLEFANHDSLTKTENYAAYVSEIRNLFDASFQSNLSLSMMMFDIDHFKQVNDTYGHLAGDKVLRHTADVVQTILDENDPKVKLYRTGGEEFNVIFPSYDLSATEPIVRQIFMALNHLNIDLDDKAGNSISITVSVGVSTISKEDLNPNDFYSRVDGNLYHSKKNGRKQITAK from the coding sequence TTGACATGGTCAGTTTGGCGTTTGTCGCCATTTATCACGAGTGTTTTTTTTGTTCTAGGTGTTTTTACATTGTATCAAGTCTTTTTTGATTCTTTGAGGACTTGGTTCTATTCAAAAGATATACGATTTAATGAAGATCTCATAAATTCTTGGCTTGGTGTTATTTATATGGGAATTTTCATTATCAGTATGCAATTGAAGCTTGTTAATACGTCAATCTCTTGGCAATTTATGAATTTTCAACTCATCGCATTGATTTTCTGCGCGTATTTCTTAAATATTCACGTTCCGTTTTATTATTTGTATCCATTACTAGTAGCGTATATGCTTTTTAACGGGTCGATTGGATATTGGGAATCTTGGTGTCACAGTGTTACATTACTAAGTTTCTATGAAGTTCTGAGTCACATCAGACGTCAGCAGCATAATGATCATCCGTTTTATATATATATGGTATCAGGTATATTCTTTGTTGGACTGTTGTGGTTCTTTATGAAGATAAAGTTTGGCTTCAGTTGGCAAACATATTATGAAGAATGGCTTTATTTAGCTATTTTTGAAATGTTGCTATATAGCTATGTCGGAATGATTTTACGAGATAGCAATTTAAAAATGCGTTTGTTGGAATTCGCCAATCATGATTCTCTGACAAAAACTGAGAATTATGCAGCCTACGTTTCGGAAATTCGCAACCTCTTTGATGCTAGTTTTCAGAGTAATTTATCGCTTTCGATGATGATGTTTGATATCGATCACTTTAAGCAGGTTAATGATACTTATGGTCATTTGGCCGGTGATAAGGTGTTGAGGCATACAGCGGATGTTGTTCAAACGATTCTTGATGAAAATGATCCGAAAGTTAAATTGTATCGGACAGGTGGCGAGGAATTTAATGTCATTTTTCCAAGTTATGATTTATCGGCGACTGAACCGATAGTTCGACAGATTTTTATGGCATTGAATCATTTGAACATTGATTTAGATGATAAGGCTGGAAATTCAATTTCCATCACTGTCTCAGTTGGCGTTTCAACAATTTCTAAAGAGGACTTGAATCCGAATGACTTCTACTCACGTGTAGATGGAAATCTTTATCATTCGAAGAAAAATGGGCGTAAGCAAATTACGGCTAAATAA